In the Hippoglossus stenolepis isolate QCI-W04-F060 chromosome 14, HSTE1.2, whole genome shotgun sequence genome, one interval contains:
- the pde4ba gene encoding cAMP-specific 3',5'-cyclic phosphodiesterase 4B isoform X5, with protein sequence MPEANYLLSVSWGYIKFKRMLNRELTHLSEMSRSGNQVSEFISNTFLEKQNDVEIPSPTSKTREKKKQQKQQLMTQISGVKKVSHGPSLSTSSISRFGVKTDKEELLSKELEDLNKWGLNIFTVSEFSNSRPLTCIMYAIFQERDMLKTFQIPVDTFVAYMMTLEDHYHSDVAYHNSLHAADVAQSTHILLSTPALDAVFTDLEILAAIFAAAIHDVDHPGVSNQFLINTNSELALMYNDESVLENHHLAVGFKLLQEDNCDIFQNIPKKQRQSLRKMVIDMVLATDMSKHMSLLADLKTMVETKKVTSSGVLLLDNYTDRIQVLRNMVHCADLSNPTKSLELYRQWTDRIMEEFFHQGDRERERGIEISPMCDKHTASVEKSQVGFIDYIVHPLWETWADLVHPDAQDILDTLEDNRNWYQSMIPQSPSPPFYDQVSHGHSGGTGGQGGGEKFQFELTLEEEDLDGIEKDGEGDEEEEEEGEEEEEDLEEEEDSVGSPPLDFLDSQEHEGGRMIEPTSAIEIVTHEASPTDT encoded by the exons ATGCCTGAAGCCAATTACCTGCTGTCGGTGTCTTGGGGTTACATTAAG tTCAAGAGAATGTTGAATCGGGAGTTGACGCACCTATCTGAGATGAGTCGGTCTGGGAATCAGGTGTCCGAATTCATCTCCAACACCTTCCTAG agAAACAGAATGATGTGGAGATCCCGTCGCCGACGTCCAAGAcacgagagaagaagaagcagcagaagcagcagctgatgacACAGATCAGCGGGGTCAAGAAGGTCTCCCACGGGCCCTCGCTCTCCACCAGCAGCATCTCTCGCTTCGGCGTCAAGACGGAtaaagaggagctgctgtcCAAGGAGCTGGAGGATCTGAACAAGTGGGGCCTGAACATCTTCACCGTCTCAGAGTTCTCCAACagccgacctctgacctgcatCATGTACGCCATCTTCCAG gaGCGAGACATGTTAAAAACCTTCCAGATCCCGGTGGACACGTTCGTGGCGTACATGATGACATTGGAAGACCACTACCATTCAGACGTGGCGTACCACAACAGCCTACACGCTGCTGACGTGGCCCAATCCACCCACATCCTCCTGTCGACTCCAGCCCTGGAT GCGGTCTTCACAGATCTTGAGATCCTAGCAGCCATCTTCGCTGCAGCCATCCACGATGTTGACCATCCTGGAGTTTCAAACCAATTCCTTATCAACACCA ACTCCGAGCTGGCGTTGATGTACAACGACGAGTCTGTGCTGGAGAACCATCACTTGGCCGTGGGATTCAAGCTGCTACAGGAGGACAACTGTGACATCTTCCAGAACATCCCTAAGAAGCAGAGACAGTCTCTACGCAAGATGGTCATCGACATG GTCTTGGCCACTGACATGTCCAAACACATGAGTCTGCTGGCTGATCTGAAGACGATGGTGGAGACCAAGAAGGTGACGAGCTCTGGAGTGCTACTGCTGGACAATTATACCGACAGGATACAG GTGCTACGTAACATGGTGCACTGTGCAGACCTGAGTAACCCCACTAAGTCCCTGGAGCTGTATCGTCAGTGGACCGATCGGATAATGGAGGAGTTCTTCCaccagggagacagagagagggagagggggataGAGATCAGCCCCATGTGTGATAAACACACAGCCTCGGTGGAAAAGAGCCAG gtGGGTTTCATTGACTACATCGTGCACCCTCTGTGGGAGACCTGGGCTGATCTGGTCCACCCGGACGCCCAGGACATTCTGGACACTCTGGAAGACAACAGAAACTGGTACCAGAGCATGATCCCCCAGagtccctcccctcccttctaCGACCAGGTCTCGCACGGACACAGCGGAGGCACCGGAGGGCAGGGGGGCGGGGAGAAGTTTCAGTTTGAGCTGAccttggaggaggaggacttgGATGGAATAGAGAAAGACGGCGAaggggacgaggaggaggaggaggaaggcgaagaagaagaagaagacttagaagaggaggaggatagtGTGGGATCTCCTCCCCTGGACTTTTTGGACAGTCAGGAGCACGAGGGGGGCCGAATGATTGAGCCCACGTCAGCAATAGAAATCGTGACACATGAGGCGTCGCCCACAGATACATAG
- the pde4ba gene encoding cAMP-specific 3',5'-cyclic phosphodiesterase 4B isoform X4: MGACCFDKKERKLGKLNGWRKFKRMLNRELTHLSEMSRSGNQVSEFISNTFLEKQNDVEIPSPTSKTREKKKQQKQQLMTQISGVKKVSHGPSLSTSSISRFGVKTDKEELLSKELEDLNKWGLNIFTVSEFSNSRPLTCIMYAIFQERDMLKTFQIPVDTFVAYMMTLEDHYHSDVAYHNSLHAADVAQSTHILLSTPALDAVFTDLEILAAIFAAAIHDVDHPGVSNQFLINTNSELALMYNDESVLENHHLAVGFKLLQEDNCDIFQNIPKKQRQSLRKMVIDMVLATDMSKHMSLLADLKTMVETKKVTSSGVLLLDNYTDRIQVLRNMVHCADLSNPTKSLELYRQWTDRIMEEFFHQGDRERERGIEISPMCDKHTASVEKSQVGFIDYIVHPLWETWADLVHPDAQDILDTLEDNRNWYQSMIPQSPSPPFYDQVSHGHSGGTGGQGGGEKFQFELTLEEEDLDGIEKDGEGDEEEEEEGEEEEEDLEEEEDSVGSPPLDFLDSQEHEGGRMIEPTSAIEIVTHEASPTDT; this comes from the exons ATGGGAGCCTGCTGCTTTGacaagaaagagaggaaactgGGGAAGTTGAATGGCTGGAGGAAG tTCAAGAGAATGTTGAATCGGGAGTTGACGCACCTATCTGAGATGAGTCGGTCTGGGAATCAGGTGTCCGAATTCATCTCCAACACCTTCCTAG agAAACAGAATGATGTGGAGATCCCGTCGCCGACGTCCAAGAcacgagagaagaagaagcagcagaagcagcagctgatgacACAGATCAGCGGGGTCAAGAAGGTCTCCCACGGGCCCTCGCTCTCCACCAGCAGCATCTCTCGCTTCGGCGTCAAGACGGAtaaagaggagctgctgtcCAAGGAGCTGGAGGATCTGAACAAGTGGGGCCTGAACATCTTCACCGTCTCAGAGTTCTCCAACagccgacctctgacctgcatCATGTACGCCATCTTCCAG gaGCGAGACATGTTAAAAACCTTCCAGATCCCGGTGGACACGTTCGTGGCGTACATGATGACATTGGAAGACCACTACCATTCAGACGTGGCGTACCACAACAGCCTACACGCTGCTGACGTGGCCCAATCCACCCACATCCTCCTGTCGACTCCAGCCCTGGAT GCGGTCTTCACAGATCTTGAGATCCTAGCAGCCATCTTCGCTGCAGCCATCCACGATGTTGACCATCCTGGAGTTTCAAACCAATTCCTTATCAACACCA ACTCCGAGCTGGCGTTGATGTACAACGACGAGTCTGTGCTGGAGAACCATCACTTGGCCGTGGGATTCAAGCTGCTACAGGAGGACAACTGTGACATCTTCCAGAACATCCCTAAGAAGCAGAGACAGTCTCTACGCAAGATGGTCATCGACATG GTCTTGGCCACTGACATGTCCAAACACATGAGTCTGCTGGCTGATCTGAAGACGATGGTGGAGACCAAGAAGGTGACGAGCTCTGGAGTGCTACTGCTGGACAATTATACCGACAGGATACAG GTGCTACGTAACATGGTGCACTGTGCAGACCTGAGTAACCCCACTAAGTCCCTGGAGCTGTATCGTCAGTGGACCGATCGGATAATGGAGGAGTTCTTCCaccagggagacagagagagggagagggggataGAGATCAGCCCCATGTGTGATAAACACACAGCCTCGGTGGAAAAGAGCCAG gtGGGTTTCATTGACTACATCGTGCACCCTCTGTGGGAGACCTGGGCTGATCTGGTCCACCCGGACGCCCAGGACATTCTGGACACTCTGGAAGACAACAGAAACTGGTACCAGAGCATGATCCCCCAGagtccctcccctcccttctaCGACCAGGTCTCGCACGGACACAGCGGAGGCACCGGAGGGCAGGGGGGCGGGGAGAAGTTTCAGTTTGAGCTGAccttggaggaggaggacttgGATGGAATAGAGAAAGACGGCGAaggggacgaggaggaggaggaggaaggcgaagaagaagaagaagacttagaagaggaggaggatagtGTGGGATCTCCTCCCCTGGACTTTTTGGACAGTCAGGAGCACGAGGGGGGCCGAATGATTGAGCCCACGTCAGCAATAGAAATCGTGACACATGAGGCGTCGCCCACAGATACATAG